The Bacteroidales bacterium genome includes a region encoding these proteins:
- a CDS encoding DUF5615 family PIN-like protein, translating to MKILCDVHIAIKVAKYFSERGLDTEHVNRILDKWNTSDSDVCIYADANNFTLITKDADFKNSHFINKTPKKLIKVNLGNITTKELISVFEKYFEKLVELYNNNEECYVEISCDGITIITDRK from the coding sequence ATGAAAATATTATGTGATGTACATATTGCAATAAAAGTTGCGAAGTATTTTTCAGAAAGAGGACTTGATACTGAGCATGTTAATAGAATTCTTGATAAATGGAATACAAGCGACAGTGATGTTTGTATTTATGCAGATGCAAATAATTTTACTCTTATCACAAAAGATGCCGACTTCAAAAATAGCCATTTCATTAATAAAACTCCAAAAAAACTTATTAAAGTAAATTTAGGAAATATTACTACAAAAGAGCTAATATCTGTTTTTGAAAAATATTTTGAAAAATTAGTTGAACTTTATAATAATAATGAAGAATGTTATGTTGAAATTAGTTGTGATGGTATTACAATAATTACTGACAGAAAATAA
- a CDS encoding DUF433 domain-containing protein, which yields MEVKYLDRITVNPEICHGKPCIRNMRWPVEVVLDLLSSEMTITQIIEDHPELEKEDVIACLNYAQLLSSGSNINFAA from the coding sequence ATGGAAGTTAAATATTTAGATCGTATTACTGTAAATCCCGAAATTTGCCACGGTAAACCATGTATAAGAAATATGAGATGGCCGGTTGAAGTAGTTCTTGATTTATTGTCATCAGAAATGACTATTACTCAAATTATTGAAGACCATCCTGAACTTGAAAAAGAAGATGTAATTGCATGCCTTAATTATGCACAATTATTATCAAGCGGAAGTAATATTAATTTTGCTGCTTGA
- a CDS encoding helix-hairpin-helix domain-containing protein has protein sequence MSRKEQLKEYFIFTKGERDGILVLIFVIIFAIFVNIYSDIFTKKEDCNFSKFEKEIAEFEKSLTPKEEKYNKNSYYDKKYDTLQLFSFNPNNTSKKDWKLLGLSDKQIKTINNWQSKGGKFIYKNDFKRIYGISETQCQKLYPYIDLPEKKTYAQNVDYKSYDKTSKRDKSEYKIPDVEQYFEFNPNEISDTEWQKLGFSQKQTAIIRNYLNKGGKFYKKEDIKKIYGIQDFQYERIKDYIKLPEKKDKTESPEKEIKSNSKVDINNLSAEEMKELGKFWQYNATRIVKYRNLLGGYYKKEQLLEVYGMKKEYYVKVADDIIIDKSKLEKININFAEVSELGRHPYISYEEAKKILEYRNKNGSFKQLNDIVSMNIVSKSLYNKISPYLKVK, from the coding sequence ATGTCAAGAAAAGAACAGTTAAAGGAATATTTTATATTTACCAAAGGAGAAAGAGACGGAATACTGGTTTTAATTTTTGTGATAATTTTTGCAATTTTTGTAAATATTTATTCAGATATTTTTACAAAAAAGGAAGATTGCAATTTTTCAAAATTTGAAAAAGAAATTGCAGAATTTGAAAAATCATTAACTCCCAAAGAAGAAAAATACAATAAAAATTCATACTACGATAAAAAGTATGATACACTTCAATTATTTTCTTTCAATCCGAATAATACTTCAAAAAAAGACTGGAAACTTCTCGGCTTGTCAGATAAACAAATTAAAACAATTAATAACTGGCAAAGCAAAGGCGGAAAGTTTATATACAAAAATGATTTTAAAAGAATTTACGGAATTTCGGAAACTCAATGTCAAAAATTATATCCGTATATTGATTTGCCCGAAAAGAAGACCTACGCCCAAAATGTTGATTATAAGAGTTATGATAAAACTTCTAAAAGAGATAAGTCAGAATACAAAATTCCGGATGTAGAGCAATATTTTGAATTTAACCCAAATGAAATTTCCGATACTGAATGGCAAAAACTCGGCTTTTCACAAAAACAAACAGCGATAATTAGGAATTATTTGAACAAAGGAGGCAAATTCTACAAAAAAGAAGACATTAAAAAGATTTACGGTATACAAGATTTTCAATATGAAAGAATTAAGGATTATATAAAGTTGCCTGAAAAAAAAGATAAAACTGAAAGCCCTGAAAAAGAAATCAAATCTAATTCAAAAGTTGATATAAATAACTTATCAGCAGAAGAAATGAAAGAACTCGGCAAGTTTTGGCAATATAATGCAACACGAATTGTAAAATACAGAAATTTGCTCGGTGGTTATTACAAGAAAGAGCAACTTCTCGAAGTTTACGGAATGAAAAAAGAATATTACGTAAAAGTTGCAGATGATATTATTATAGATAAATCAAAATTAGAAAAAATAAACATAAATTTTGCTGAAGTATCTGAACTCGGCAGGCATCCGTATATTTCTTACGAAGAAGCAAAAAAAATTCTTGAATACAGAAATAAAAACGGTTCTTTTAAGCAACTTAATGATATAGTTAGTATGAATATTGTTTCAAAAAGTTTATATAATAAGATTAGCCCTTATTTAAAAGTAAAATAA